Proteins from a genomic interval of Chanos chanos chromosome 3, fChaCha1.1, whole genome shotgun sequence:
- the haus1 gene encoding HAUS augmin-like complex subunit 1 yields MCEKTKKVNRWLGSVFGDQPVPEFEVNTRTVDLLCQLVESSELRCKEVSLLVEDRKQKAAEYHSDGAHLQEILLQGVGLSPGSMSKHTSDLLSVLEGVTMALRVKDTALGSYIPAINKLTNELAEAEKTDRRLERDISALRKKMAATLVLRKTLQEDLQKTIQAQEVEAAKAEERLLNMDFVKNKSRDLSYRNKVAEDQLASRQMDSTVTHQAILELSEKIATLKQELLPLTKKLEPYSDLSPSPSLAQVKIEEAKRELAAVDAALEQKVDIMNSSLPKQKSRVLK; encoded by the exons ATGTGTGAAAAAACTAAGAAG GTGAACCGGTGGCTGGGGTCGGTATTTGGGGACCAGCCGGTGCCTGAGTTTGAGGTGAACACACGTACGGTGGATTTACTGTGTCAGCTGGTGGAAAGCAGTGAGCTAAGATGCAAGGAAGTGTCTTTACTTGTAGAGGACCGCAAACAGAAAGCTGCAGAATATCACAGTGATG GAGCTCACCTGCAAGAGATCCTACTTCAGGGTGTGGGTTTGTCCCCAGGCAGCATGTCCAAACACACCTCAGATTTACTCTCTGTGTTAGAGGGCGTTACCATGGCACTCAGGGTCAAGGACACAGCATTGGGAAG TTACATTCCAGCAATTAATAAATTAACCAATGAGCTGGCGGAGGCAGAGAAGACGGACCGGAGACTGGAACGGGATATCTCCGCCCTTAGGAAGAAGATGGCAGCTACACTTGTCTTACGAAAAACTCTGCAAGA GGACTTGCAGAAAACTATCCAGGCACAGGAAGTGGAGGCAGCAAAGGCTGAGGAGAGACTTCTCAATATGGACTTTGTGAAGAATAAATCCAGAGATCTGTCTTACAGAAACAAGGTTGCAGAG gaTCAGCTGGCCTCAAGACAGATGGACAGCACTGTTACCCATCAGGCTATTCTTGAATTGTCAGAG AAAATTGCAACTCTTAAACAAGAACTTTTGCCTCTAACAAAGAAACTTGAACCCTACAGTGATTTGAGCCCT AGTCCCTCTCTAGCCCAAGTTAAAATTGAGGAAGCCAAGAGAGAACTG GCAGCTGTGGATGCTGCATTGGAACAGAAAGTGGACATCATGAATTCATCTTTacccaaacaaaaaagcagagtGTTAAAATGA
- the atp5fa1 gene encoding ATP synthase F(1) complex subunit alpha, mitochondrial isoform X2, with translation MLSVRVAAALARTLPRRAGFVSKNVAAACVGAKNLHTARPWQQKTGTAEVSSILEEKILGADTGADLEETGRVLSIGDGIARVYGLRNVQAEEMVEFSSGLKGMSLNLEPDNVGVVVFGNDKLIKEGDIVKRTGAIVDGPLGSKTRRRVGLKAPGIIPRISVREPMQTGIKAVDSLVPIGRGQRELIIGDRQTGKTAIAIDTIINQKRFNDGTDEKKKLYCIYVAIGQKRSTVAQLVKRLTDADAMKYTIVVSATASDAAPLQYLAPYSGCSMGEYFRDNGKHALIIYDDLSKQAVAYRQMSLLLRRPPGREAYPGDVFYLHSRLLERAAKMNDNFGGGSLTALPVIETQAGDVSAYIPTNVISITDGQIFLETELFYKGIRPAINVGLSVSRVGSAAQTRAMKQVAGTMKLELAQYREVAAFAQFGSDLDAATQQLLNRGVRLTELLKQGQYSPMAIEEQVTVIYAGVRGHLDKMEPSKITKFEKAFLQHIISQHQDLLATIRTDGKISEAADAKLKEVVLNFLSSFDA, from the exons ATGCTGTCAGTTCGTGTCGCGGCGGCCTTAGCCCGCACCCTGCCCCGCCGGGCTGGATTT GTTTCAAAGAACGTTGCAGCCGCCTGTGTCGGAGCAAAGAATCTGCACACAGCGAGACCATGGCAGCAGAAAACAG GAACTGCCGAGGTGTCCAGCATTCTGGAGGAGAAGATCCTCGGAGCGGATACAGGTGCAGATCTGGAGGAGACTGGCCGTGTACTGTCCATTGGTGACGGTATTGCCCGTGTGTATGGGCTGAGGAATGTGCAGGCCGAGGAAATGGTGGAATTCTCCTCTGGTTTGAAG GGCATGTCTCTGAACTTGGAGCCTGACAATGTGggtgttgtggtgtttggtAACGACAAACTAATCAAAGAGGGTGACATTGTGAAGAGAACAGGAGCCATCGTGGAT GGTCCTCTGGGCTCTAAGACCCGCAGGCGTGTGGGACTGAAGGCCCCTGGCATCATCCCCCGTATCTCTGTGAGGGAGCCCATGCAGACTGGGATCAAAGCCGTGGACAGCCTGGTGCCAATCGGCCGTGGTCAGAGAGAGCTGATCattggagacagacagacagg TAAAACCGCCATTGCCATCGATACCATCATCAACCAGAAGCGTTTCAATGATGGCACGGATGAGAAGAAGAAGCTGTACTGTATCTACGTGGCCATTGGTCAGAAGAGGTCCACCGTGGCTCAGCTGGTGAAACGTCTGACCGACGCTGATGCCATGAAATACACCATCGTGGTTTCTGCCACCGCCTCTGACGCCGCCCCCCTGCAGTACCTGGCCCCTTACTCCGGCTGCTCCATGGGAGAGTACTTCAGAGACAACGGCAAGCACGCCCTCATCATCTACGACGATCTGTCCAAacag gCTGTGGCCTACCGTCAGATGTCCCTGCTGCTGCGTCGTCCTCCTGGTCGTGAGGCCTACCCCGGTGATGTGTTCTACCTGCACTCCCGTCTGCTGGAGAGAGCTGCCAAGATGAACGACAACTTTGGTGGTGGCTCTCTCACAGCTCTGCCTGTCATTGAGACCCAGGCCGGAGACGTGTCTGCTTACATTCCCACCAACGTCATCTCCATCACTGAcggacag ATCTTCTTGGAGACAGAGTTGTTCTACAAAGGTATCCGTCCTGCTATCAACgtaggtctgtctgtgtcccgTGTCGGCTCTGCTGCCCAGACCAGGGCCATGAAGCAG GTGGCCGGTACCATGAAGCTGGAGTTGGCTCAGTACCGTGAGGTGGCGGCTTTCGCTCAGTTTGGTTCTGATCTGGACGCTGCCACACAGCAGCTGCTGAACCGTGGTGTCCGACTGACTGAGCTGCTCAAACAGGGGCAGTACT CCCCCATGGCCATTGAGGAGCAGGTGACTGTTATCTATGCTGGTGTGAGGGGACATCTGGACAAGATGGAGCCCAGTAAGATTACCAAGTTTGAGAAAGCTTTCCTTCAGCACATCATCAGCCAACACCAAGACCTGCTGGCCACAATCAG GACGGATGGTAAGATCTCGGAGGCAGCAGATGCCAAGCTGAAGGAGGTCGTGCTCAACTTCCTGTCCAGCTTCGACGCTTAA
- the ark2ca gene encoding E3 ubiquitin-protein ligase RNF165 isoform X1, with translation MVLVHVGYLVLPVFGSVRNRGAHFSRHQHSHATSCRHFHLAATAAPIPAEFPPPPLAPPQYQEVPPSFLPQALQQQYLIQQQLLHQRRYRHLAPVSIRRTQDRVPMNTHRLRPGYEYTPPLHVPQPITQQPRYLAEGTDWDLSVDAGLSHQYPLQQIQPYQHYLASPRMHHFPRNTSSTQVVVHEIRNYPYPQLHLLALQSLSPNRHATAVRESYEELLQLEDRLGSVSRGAIQTTIERFTFPHKYKKRKPLELKLCEDEEESDVDEKCTICLSMLEDGEDVRRLPCMHLFHQACVDQWLATSRKCPICRVDIQTQLTPDS, from the exons ATGGTATTAGTTCATGTCGGATATCTGGTTCTTCCCGTATTTGGCTCAGTAAGAAACAGAG GAGCACACTTCAGCAGGCACCAGCATAGCCATGCTACCTCCTGCCGCCATTTTCACTTAGCTGCCACAGCAGCACCCATCCCTGCCGAGTTCCCGCCCCCTCCCCTAGCTCCGCCCCAGTACCAGGAAGTCCCACCCTCTTTCCTACCTCAGGCCTTACAGCAGCAATACCTCATCCAGCAGCAGCTATTGCATCAGCGCAGGTACAGACACCTCGCCC ctgtgtctatcAGACGCACGCAAGACCGTGTACCCATGAATACACATCGTTTACGTCCAGGATATGAATATACCCCACCCCTGCACgttcctcagccaatcacacaaCAGCCCAGATACCTTGCAGAGGGCACTGATTG ggatcTAAGTGTGGATGCTGGGTTGTCTCATCAGTATCCACTGCAACAAATTCAGCCATACCAGCACTACCTGGCGTCTCCCAGAATGCATCACTTTCCCAGAAACACCTCCTCCACACAAGTG GTGGTCCATGAGATCAGAAACTATCCATACCCTCAGCTCCATCTGCTGGCCTTACAAAGCCTGAGCCCAAACCGCCATGCTACTGCTGTACGAGAGAGTTatgag gagCTGCTGCAGTTGGAGGATCGGTTGGGGAGTGTGAGTCGTGGAGCCATACAGACCACCATTGAGAGATTCACATTCCCACACAAATACAAGAAG aggaagCCACTGGAGCTGAAGTTGtgtgaagatgaggaggaaTCAGATGTTGATGAGAAATGTACCATCTGCCTCTCTATGTTAGAGGATGGAGAGGATGTCAG GAGACTACCCTGCATGCATCTCTTCCACCAAGCATGCGTGGATCAGTGGTTGGCCACCAGTAGGAAATGTCCTATCTGTCGTGTGGACATCCAGACACAGCTCACGCCAGACAGCTga
- the ark2ca gene encoding E3 ubiquitin-protein ligase RNF165 isoform X2: MVLVHVGYLVLPVFGSVRNRGAHFSRHQHSHATSCRHFHLAATAAPIPAEFPPPPLAPPQYQEVPPSFLPQALQQQYLIQQQLLHQRRYRHLAQPIRRTQDRVPMNTHRLRPGYEYTPPLHVPQPITQQPRYLAEGTDWDLSVDAGLSHQYPLQQIQPYQHYLASPRMHHFPRNTSSTQVVVHEIRNYPYPQLHLLALQSLSPNRHATAVRESYEELLQLEDRLGSVSRGAIQTTIERFTFPHKYKKRKPLELKLCEDEEESDVDEKCTICLSMLEDGEDVRRLPCMHLFHQACVDQWLATSRKCPICRVDIQTQLTPDS, translated from the exons ATGGTATTAGTTCATGTCGGATATCTGGTTCTTCCCGTATTTGGCTCAGTAAGAAACAGAG GAGCACACTTCAGCAGGCACCAGCATAGCCATGCTACCTCCTGCCGCCATTTTCACTTAGCTGCCACAGCAGCACCCATCCCTGCCGAGTTCCCGCCCCCTCCCCTAGCTCCGCCCCAGTACCAGGAAGTCCCACCCTCTTTCCTACCTCAGGCCTTACAGCAGCAATACCTCATCCAGCAGCAGCTATTGCATCAGCGCAGGTACAGACACCTCGCCCAAC ctatcAGACGCACGCAAGACCGTGTACCCATGAATACACATCGTTTACGTCCAGGATATGAATATACCCCACCCCTGCACgttcctcagccaatcacacaaCAGCCCAGATACCTTGCAGAGGGCACTGATTG ggatcTAAGTGTGGATGCTGGGTTGTCTCATCAGTATCCACTGCAACAAATTCAGCCATACCAGCACTACCTGGCGTCTCCCAGAATGCATCACTTTCCCAGAAACACCTCCTCCACACAAGTG GTGGTCCATGAGATCAGAAACTATCCATACCCTCAGCTCCATCTGCTGGCCTTACAAAGCCTGAGCCCAAACCGCCATGCTACTGCTGTACGAGAGAGTTatgag gagCTGCTGCAGTTGGAGGATCGGTTGGGGAGTGTGAGTCGTGGAGCCATACAGACCACCATTGAGAGATTCACATTCCCACACAAATACAAGAAG aggaagCCACTGGAGCTGAAGTTGtgtgaagatgaggaggaaTCAGATGTTGATGAGAAATGTACCATCTGCCTCTCTATGTTAGAGGATGGAGAGGATGTCAG GAGACTACCCTGCATGCATCTCTTCCACCAAGCATGCGTGGATCAGTGGTTGGCCACCAGTAGGAAATGTCCTATCTGTCGTGTGGACATCCAGACACAGCTCACGCCAGACAGCTga
- the b3galt9 gene encoding putative UDP-GlcNAc:betaGal beta-1,3-N-acetylglucosaminyltransferase LOC100288842, translating to MRVCRLQVHQWCFVLCNVMLFHALLFGSDFIEEFLLPTSPAAYTDRSVLELRERARKLDLSQPSANASRRLYPVSAAACLPHQNLLLILTLVFSSPGNASQREAIRKSWANQTTVRTGVAVRTLFFVVASAQSVEEKEMLEEAYLHGDMVVLGEGGVARGGAVSERMHWEQMKLALRWVLLYCSQAWFVVVVETDSAFLNVPALASYLLGTGTRPDDDLYLGRVIHKASPERDPKRPNYLPPHLYPDRLLPDYCSGPTYLMSQDVVRKVYVASEDVTLPLPSSVLIGLCARRAGVVATPSIRFSGEQHLRYSACCYNFLFSIAGIEPEKMDMVWRDLGSGHGRRCGVLETYYSLVACKTMTYLDKLNFLNINNSGTQE from the coding sequence gtCTGTAGGTTGCAGGTTCACCAGTGgtgttttgtcttgtgtaaCGTCATGCTGTTTCATGCATTATTGTTTGGCTCCGACTTCATTGAGGAGTTTCTCTTGCCCACGTCTCCCGCCGCCTACACTGACCGCTCCGTCCTCGAGTTACGTGAACGTGCCCGCAAACTCGACCTGAGCCAACCCAGCGCCAACGCCTCACGCCGCCTCTACCCGGTCAGCGCGGCCGCCTGCCTCCCTCACCAAAaccttctcctcatcctcaccctGGTCTTCAGCTCCCCCGGGAATGCCAGCCAGAGAGAGGCGATCCGAAAGTCATGGGCAAATCAAACGACAGTTAGGACAGGTGTGGCTGTACGCACTCTCTTTTTTGTAGTTGCGTCCGCCCAGTCAGTAGAGGAGAAGGAGATGCTTGAAGAGGCATATCTTCATGGAGACATGGTGGTGCTGGGGGAAGGAGGTGTAGCAAGGGGAGGGGCTGTGTCTGAACGCATGCATTGGGAGCAGATGAAGCTGGCTTTACGGTGGGTGTTGCTCTATTGCTCACAGGCATGGTTTGTTGTTGTCGTGGAGACGGATTCGGCGTTTTTGAATGTCCCTGCTCTCGCCTCCTATCTGCTGGGAACAGGAACACGACCCGATGATGACCTTTACCTGGGTAGGGTCATTCACAAGGCCTCTCCCGAGCGTGACCCCAAAAGGCCGAACTACCTGCCACCCCACCTATACCCCGACAGGCTCCTCCCAGATTACTGTTCTGGCCCCACCTACCTGATGTCGCAGGATGTTGTTCGCAAGGTTTATGTAGCTTCAGAGGATGTGACTTTGCCCCTCCCATCAAGTGTGCTGATTGGCTTGTGTGCTAGACGGGCGGGGGTGGTGGCCACGCCCAGTATCAGGTTCTCAGGTGAGCAACATCTGCGCTATAGTGCCTGCTGTTACAACTTCCTGTTCAGCATAGCCGGAATAGAACCAGAGAAGATGGACATGGTATGGAGAGATTTGGGTTCAGGGCATGGGCGGAGATGTGGTGTGTTGGAGACCTATTACAGTCTAGTGGCATGTAAAACCATGACATATCTAGACAAGCTCAACTTCCTCAATATCAACAACAGTGGCACACAGGAATAa
- the ark2n gene encoding protein ARK2N — MADALKNTELPECPTEGGATAEEQDISLKPETTPTSSPTGEEPIGGRSPSMPPPPGLLSMPCLLKELRRDSSPDHPQAASPNTKSRPQEDSDSSPCLRSPSSSGHLGDSDTLSSAEETAVAPAQTAGRKSRRSHSESDTSSVAMAAKKNRCQERQVNGRVRVRGQRSQRQKERMRMLRQKREAAARRKPDLLQDSSTSDSDITAQSSSSSSSASSDNEGGTISSHAPVGPAVVGHYDISDTHSEQENQTGSHAGAVDAEPPQVNLPSSDSEVEIVGVQENSRFPRGGVIQSLSSWKQRAPSPWAAVSTQSGWAPPPEVVDLTLDEDRHRYLL, encoded by the exons ATGGCTGATGCCCTAAAGAACACTGAGCTCCCAGAGTGCCCCACAGAGGGCGGGGCCACAGCAGAGGAGCAGGACATCTCTCTGAAACCGGAAACCACACCCACTAGCTCACCCACAGGGGAGGAGCCTATCGGCGGTCGGAGCCCGTCCATGCCACCTCCTCCTGGTCTGCTTTCAATGCCTTGTCTACTGAAGGAGCTGCGAAGAGACTCCTCCCCTGATCACCCACAAGCTGCCTCCCCTAACACAAAATCACGCCCACAAGAAGACAGTGACTCCTCCCCTTGCCTGCGTTCCCCCTCTTCCTCGGGTCACCTGGGTGACTCAGACACGCTGTCATCGGCGGAAGAGACAGCCGTCGCACCCGCCCAGACGGCCGGTAGGAAATCCCGACGCTCTCATTCCGAGAGCGATACGTCATCTGTCGCCATGGCGGCGAAGAAGAACCGTTGCCAGGAGCGGCAGGTCAACGGGCGTGTGCGGGTTCGGGGTCAGCGGAGCCAGAGGCAGAAGGAACGGATGCGGATGCTGCGACAGAAACGAGAGGCAGCCGCCAGACGCAAACCAGACCTGCTACAGGACAGCAGTACCAGCGACAGCGACATCACCGCccagtcttcatcatcatcatcatcagcctCATCAGACAATGAAGGAGGGACAATCAGCTCACACGCACCAG TCGGTCCTGCAGTGGTTGGGCACTATGatatctcagacacacactcagagcaggAGAATCAGACAGGCTCTCACGCAG GTGCTGTAGATGCAGAGCCTCCTCAGGTAAATTTACCCTCCAGTGACAGTGAGGTGGAGATTGTCGGAGTTCAGGAGAATTCCAG ATTCCCACGTGGTGGAGTgatccagtctctctcttcttggAAGCAACGGGCCCCCTCCCCTTGGGCAGCGGTTTCTACGCAGTCTGGCTGGGCCCCACCCCCTGAAGTGGTGGATCTCACCCTTGatgaagacagacacagatatttGCTTTGa
- the atp5fa1 gene encoding ATP synthase F(1) complex subunit alpha, mitochondrial isoform X1 translates to MLSVRVAAALARTLPRRAGFVSKNVAAACVGAKNLHTARPWQQKTGTAEVSSILEEKILGADTGADLEETGRVLSIGDGIARVYGLRNVQAEEMVEFSSGLKGMSLNLEPDNVGVVVFGNDKLIKEGDIVKRTGAIVDVPVGEELLGRVVDALGNAIDGKGPLGSKTRRRVGLKAPGIIPRISVREPMQTGIKAVDSLVPIGRGQRELIIGDRQTGKTAIAIDTIINQKRFNDGTDEKKKLYCIYVAIGQKRSTVAQLVKRLTDADAMKYTIVVSATASDAAPLQYLAPYSGCSMGEYFRDNGKHALIIYDDLSKQAVAYRQMSLLLRRPPGREAYPGDVFYLHSRLLERAAKMNDNFGGGSLTALPVIETQAGDVSAYIPTNVISITDGQIFLETELFYKGIRPAINVGLSVSRVGSAAQTRAMKQVAGTMKLELAQYREVAAFAQFGSDLDAATQQLLNRGVRLTELLKQGQYSPMAIEEQVTVIYAGVRGHLDKMEPSKITKFEKAFLQHIISQHQDLLATIRTDGKISEAADAKLKEVVLNFLSSFDA, encoded by the exons ATGCTGTCAGTTCGTGTCGCGGCGGCCTTAGCCCGCACCCTGCCCCGCCGGGCTGGATTT GTTTCAAAGAACGTTGCAGCCGCCTGTGTCGGAGCAAAGAATCTGCACACAGCGAGACCATGGCAGCAGAAAACAG GAACTGCCGAGGTGTCCAGCATTCTGGAGGAGAAGATCCTCGGAGCGGATACAGGTGCAGATCTGGAGGAGACTGGCCGTGTACTGTCCATTGGTGACGGTATTGCCCGTGTGTATGGGCTGAGGAATGTGCAGGCCGAGGAAATGGTGGAATTCTCCTCTGGTTTGAAG GGCATGTCTCTGAACTTGGAGCCTGACAATGTGggtgttgtggtgtttggtAACGACAAACTAATCAAAGAGGGTGACATTGTGAAGAGAACAGGAGCCATCGTGGATGTGCCTGTCGGTGAGGAGCTGCTGGGCCGTGTGGTGGACGCTCTGGGAAACGCCATCGATGGAAAG GGTCCTCTGGGCTCTAAGACCCGCAGGCGTGTGGGACTGAAGGCCCCTGGCATCATCCCCCGTATCTCTGTGAGGGAGCCCATGCAGACTGGGATCAAAGCCGTGGACAGCCTGGTGCCAATCGGCCGTGGTCAGAGAGAGCTGATCattggagacagacagacagg TAAAACCGCCATTGCCATCGATACCATCATCAACCAGAAGCGTTTCAATGATGGCACGGATGAGAAGAAGAAGCTGTACTGTATCTACGTGGCCATTGGTCAGAAGAGGTCCACCGTGGCTCAGCTGGTGAAACGTCTGACCGACGCTGATGCCATGAAATACACCATCGTGGTTTCTGCCACCGCCTCTGACGCCGCCCCCCTGCAGTACCTGGCCCCTTACTCCGGCTGCTCCATGGGAGAGTACTTCAGAGACAACGGCAAGCACGCCCTCATCATCTACGACGATCTGTCCAAacag gCTGTGGCCTACCGTCAGATGTCCCTGCTGCTGCGTCGTCCTCCTGGTCGTGAGGCCTACCCCGGTGATGTGTTCTACCTGCACTCCCGTCTGCTGGAGAGAGCTGCCAAGATGAACGACAACTTTGGTGGTGGCTCTCTCACAGCTCTGCCTGTCATTGAGACCCAGGCCGGAGACGTGTCTGCTTACATTCCCACCAACGTCATCTCCATCACTGAcggacag ATCTTCTTGGAGACAGAGTTGTTCTACAAAGGTATCCGTCCTGCTATCAACgtaggtctgtctgtgtcccgTGTCGGCTCTGCTGCCCAGACCAGGGCCATGAAGCAG GTGGCCGGTACCATGAAGCTGGAGTTGGCTCAGTACCGTGAGGTGGCGGCTTTCGCTCAGTTTGGTTCTGATCTGGACGCTGCCACACAGCAGCTGCTGAACCGTGGTGTCCGACTGACTGAGCTGCTCAAACAGGGGCAGTACT CCCCCATGGCCATTGAGGAGCAGGTGACTGTTATCTATGCTGGTGTGAGGGGACATCTGGACAAGATGGAGCCCAGTAAGATTACCAAGTTTGAGAAAGCTTTCCTTCAGCACATCATCAGCCAACACCAAGACCTGCTGGCCACAATCAG GACGGATGGTAAGATCTCGGAGGCAGCAGATGCCAAGCTGAAGGAGGTCGTGCTCAACTTCCTGTCCAGCTTCGACGCTTAA